The stretch of DNA TTGTCACAAGTATTTGTCACAAATAATactcccgtgtatattttttattaaaaaattagtaatttgattaggaatatttagaataatttagtaaatttgatagtaattaactttattgtattattattattattattattaatcgttaatagtatattgtttattttttttatgaaaaatattatttatgtgtctatttctatattcctcGTTTTATGcatatttatcttattttttctataatttttttgttgactattttattcttttttttcttttaatagattattgagttgaacatattaatctgttttgttgctatttttatgcatataaattgttctgttttgtttcatGCTGAGATGCAACTGTTTTTTATTGGGATAAAGTTTTATTGGGAAACATGTTTCAATAATCTTGTGTGATATTTTGACTCTTTGTAGGGGATAAAGTTATTGATTGGAAAGActaacatttttattattatttcaacttGATGAAGTTCGTTAGAGAATTTTTGGCATGTATAGAGCGAGATATGAAGTATAAACATATAAAGTGTGATTAAACATTCACTAATTGCAAGTATTCATTAAAATGGATTATGATCACCTCTCGTTATATTTTCACATCAAGGAGTCCAATCGGTGTTCTTATTCATTCTTTTGTTtcagattaaaattaaaagaaaataaaaataaaggattgcGATTTTACTAGACCAAAATGTAATGGGAGAGGATCCAAGTCGCGTTAAAATAAAGACCAAAGGGACATATTCTATTTGAAAATAGGTTTAATGCCAAATGTAGACACaagagtattttttaaaaaaacttagaTTACATGCATATAGCATTAATCGATTGATGGTGAGACCAACAAAATCATATTAATcacctgacaaaaaaaatattttaaagtttaaacaaaaTCGCACCGTCACTTAAAAAACTCATTTGTAGTGCCGCCTCAAAAActcattgtctttttttttttaggttgaaaaaaaaaactcattgtcaatataaatataaatatacaaATAGTAAAATATCGGTGCAGGCAAGATGCAACCtcaataacaacataaaatgtactttttatttatgataaaatacaTTACAATGCATAACAAAATCAAAAAAGTAAACAAACcttaataaaacattttttttacttttaccaATATATTGGGCTCGAGTAATTAATGAGCTCTTTCTAGGAcgaatcgttcgggagaacccaAGTTTGATTCCTGATAGGAACAATTTTTGACAGATTTTACTTATCTTCCAACCAAACTATGAATTACAGAGGTTGCGTTCCCCTAGGAACTATAAGGTTAATACCAAAGGAAAAAATATGTGTCTTTGTTTATCACTACATGTGCatgcaattttttcaaaaatgcaCTAGTTTGATAGGCCCCTCAATCTTCATCACATTCTAGAATTTGTGATATTCTATTCAACTCTGGCAAAATGACAGTACCAAGATCAGGTCTATCACGTTTTCTCAACTCACAACACTTTAAGGCCAACTTAGCAAATGATAAAGTCTCTTCAATAGGACAATCTGGCACACTTGAATCAAGCACATCTATGAAGTCTCCTTTTTGGATAGCCTCTTCAACCAAATGTGACAAACCCATTGGAGGCTTTGCAGTAATAATTTGTAGTAACACTACGCCTAATGAATATATATCTGATTTTACACCCAACATCCCAGTTTGCTGATACTCAGGATCAATGTAACAAAATGTTCCAGCAGCACCTGTTATTTAAGACAGTGTTAGATCGTTACTAAATTGTTAGCTCATATAACATGTCATTTATATTTGGCTTAATTACAGTTTTGGTGATCTATATTTACTTGGTGATATAAGGGGCAACCAATTAAGTGAACCATTGAAAATAAAAGACCACAAATGCAATTAAGCCTTTATATTTTCAGTCTTATATCAAATCTATCATGGATGTTTCCTAATACCTGTCATGCGATATTGAGTGGTTTTGTTAGCTACTGAAGCTGGAACGAGTCGTGCCAAACCAACGTCACTAATCTTGCTAACATAATTTTTGTCTAAGAGAATGTTTCCTGGTTTCATATCACGGTGTACTAGTGGTTCAGGCTTTCTTTGGTGAAGGAAAAGAAGGCCAGTCGCAATTTCATATGCTATTTTGAAACGATTTTTCCATGGAATTGGTGGACTATTGCCTTTTCGGAATAAGCGATCTTCTAAACTTCCATTTTCCATGTGTTCGTACACAAGACATCCAAACTCTGGGCATGCACCTAGAAGGAGCACCATGTTGGGATGTCTTATGGTGCTCAAAACAAGAACCTGCATTGGAAACATTGATGGTACACAACACTAATGAGACTCATAATTATTAGGATTTGCCTAATTTTTTAGCCAATATGCTAAAAAGATAGTTACCTCCTGTTGAAATTGCCTCTCTCCATGGGCTAAATCAGGTCTAAGAACCTTTATGGCAACAACAGTGTGATCAAGTACAGTTTTAAAAACAGGTCCATACCCTCCTTCACCAATTTTGAGAGCATTGTCAAAACCATTGGTTGCAACTTCAATTTCTTTAATACTGTATCTTCTATACGCAATGTTATGAAACACAACATCATGTATTGTCCTTTTCCTAAATTGTTCATCGTGCTTAGCTTTTAATTCAGCTAGTTTTCTCTTTTGAGTTTCCATTTCTGCTAGACGTTGCGACATTTCGGCGGATTCTATAGCTGCCTTCGCTTTTTGTCTCTCTACTTCTGCTAAAGCCAATGCAGCCTCTTCAGCAAGCCTGGCTTTTTCAACATTTCGTTCTTTCTCTTGTCTAAACTTTTCAAGCTCATTTGcctaataaatgaaaaataattatacttttaagtctttttttccggtgatttatttattataaagttTAAGTTAAGTAGAAATTTCATAACATGATGGTGTTACCTTCTGTTTTGCTAAAACAGCTTCTCTGCACACTATACCATATTGCTCCGATGCTTTCTTCAATTCTAgttttaatttcattatttcTGTCTCGATGCTTACCTGTAATTGAAAGGTAATTCATGCAAAATTATTGCTTATTTTCCCTAAGTTAAGTAGAAAATGACTGTTATACTTACCGGTGGTTTTGGAGAAAATGGGCAATTGACAtcattattattgcttattttCCCTAAACTATCATTACTATTGGGAGAAGAACTTCTATTTGATGAAGTTTGTGATGAGGTGCTTCCTATTGAAAATCTTGGTCCTCTTGGTGAATAGTTATCTTCAACAATATTGGATATATGTGGTGTCAATGGTATAACATCTTTCATATCATGTAATGATTCCCAAAATTTGTTTGCATCTTCTATCGATGAACTCCTTTACAATTGATGAGATAGGAAAAAATGCAcaagaaaatataattagtGAATTATAGAATCCTAAATATTTGGCAAACTCAAACATTTTTTATCATAGAAATGACTAAATAATGTCTAATGGAatacaaaagagaagaaaatattGAACGTTTGTAACTTTAGAGACCATAATGGAATACAAAATTTAAAGGATTAAAGTGAAACCTAAGGATGTGTTTGTTCTGCTAAACAATAAGGAATGAACATGACattttaaaactgttcttgAAACTGAATAAACTGTGGGCTAAGAGCTAGACAAAACTAATTTTCCCaagggacaactttttgtcctttGCACAAGTTgtataaaataccaaaataatattttgtccaccaaacatcctATAatacaaagtttgttcaatgcCCTCAATTTTAGTTTGTTCAATGCCCTCAATTTtatcttgtgttgttttgtagACCATAACTTAGCCAAAATAATTTGTATAATACCTGCTTATATCATCAGAATCAGGCGTATGGCCAAGAAACTTATTTACATTTTGCAATAGTGTAACTATGTCTTTTAAAGATCTAGTTGGCGTGACTTCAATATTTTGAGGTTGAGTACTAGTTTCATCATGTTCAGGAATAGGAGGCCCTGTTGGTCGAATTTTTTGTACTTTTCCTTTTGATATAACATGTAATGTACATGACTCTGGTAAAGATTTAGCTAAGGAAGATGCAACATTTACTTCTTTAAATCTCCTGTAAGTTAAGCAAAAATTggttaaacataattttttcaaCTAAGACTTTATAATATcatgtaattataaataatcGTAGATAATTATATGTATGTGTTTATAATTATGTGAGATTTTGATAATACCTTATAAAAGCACTCCAAGGGGAAGCACAACCACCAACAATAACATTGTTGATAGAGTTGTCAACAACATAATCAGTAAGTGCACTAGGAACATCAATGTCATGTAAAACCAATTCTTTTGCTTCAATCTGAAATTATCAACATTCATAATTATAAACTATGTGCTAAATATAAGTATTAAATGTTGACCAAACAAATAaggattaaataagtttttacaaatatagcgaatatttattttagtacataaaaataaaaattagatgtTTTTATCATctcaaaattttatgtttttagccTCGGTGCACATAATAGATGAGTTTAATATAGACACATCTTGAACATAAAATGGTCATCACCATgatattaaaataacatttcacttttatttttagggACTATAATCGAAATTTgctatatttttaaaaactaaacttatttaatcataaatataataagatgaTATTTGTAAATTTGAAAATCCAGATACAAATAAGTGAATGTAATTAATAAAAAGattacataaatttaaaaatgtatGAATACTAACCCCTTTTCTAGCACAAAAACCACGAAAGGGAAGAAAGAATTGATGCAATTCTTCTTGTGTTGGTGGACGACCATGTTTTGGAACATCTTCATGATCACCTACACAAaccaaattcaaaaaattataatacagATTGTTCATTGCATGGTACCACAAAACATTGAATATTTAGCCAACTTAATATATCATATAAAGATTAATTCTAAATTGCAATAGCTTTTGCAATACAAAGATTATGAACGACTACACAATTGC from Trifolium pratense cultivar HEN17-A07 linkage group LG5, ARS_RC_1.1, whole genome shotgun sequence encodes:
- the LOC123886748 gene encoding U-box domain-containing protein 35-like; the protein is MNNLYYNFLNLVCVGDHEDVPKHGRPPTQEELHQFFLPFRGFCARKGIEAKELVLHDIDVPSALTDYVVDNSINNVIVGGCASPWSAFIRRFKEVNVASSLAKSLPESCTLHVISKGKVQKIRPTGPPIPEHDETSTQPQNIEVTPTRSLKDIVTLLQNVNKFLGHTPDSDDISRSSSIEDANKFWESLHDMKDVIPLTPHISNIVEDNYSPRGPRFSIGSTSSQTSSNRSSSPNSNDSLGKISNNNDVNCPFSPKPPVSIETEIMKLKLELKKASEQYGIVCREAVLAKQKANELEKFRQEKERNVEKARLAEEAALALAEVERQKAKAAIESAEMSQRLAEMETQKRKLAELKAKHDEQFRKRTIHDVVFHNIAYRRYSIKEIEVATNGFDNALKIGEGGYGPVFKTVLDHTVVAIKVLRPDLAHGERQFQQEVLVLSTIRHPNMVLLLGACPEFGCLVYEHMENGSLEDRLFRKGNSPPIPWKNRFKIAYEIATGLLFLHQRKPEPLVHRDMKPGNILLDKNYVSKISDVGLARLVPASVANKTTQYRMTGAAGTFCYIDPEYQQTGMLGVKSDIYSLGVVLLQIITAKPPMGLSHLVEEAIQKGDFIDVLDSSVPDCPIEETLSFAKLALKCCELRKRDRPDLGTVILPELNRISQILECDED